In Calothrix sp. PCC 7507, one DNA window encodes the following:
- a CDS encoding type II toxin-antitoxin system VapC family toxin, giving the protein MAYLLDTNACIQILNSSNSLVTQKILTIPAKEIYICTVVYSELYYGAYKSKNINRNLSHLENLLAEFTDLPLDRQAGKIAGKIRARLDTLGTPIGSNDLLIAAISLANDLTLITHNTREFSRIDGLKYEDWE; this is encoded by the coding sequence ATGGCCTATCTCTTAGATACAAATGCGTGTATCCAAATTCTTAATTCATCAAATTCACTTGTTACCCAAAAAATTCTGACAATTCCTGCTAAAGAAATTTACATTTGTACAGTTGTTTATAGTGAACTGTACTATGGAGCTTACAAAAGCAAGAATATTAACAGAAACCTCAGTCATTTGGAAAATTTATTGGCTGAGTTTACTGATTTACCATTAGATCGTCAAGCAGGAAAAATTGCTGGAAAGATTCGCGCTCGTCTTGATACTTTGGGAACTCCAATTGGATCAAATGACTTGTTAATTGCTGCGATTTCTTTAGCAAATGATCTCACGTTGATCACCCACAATACCCGTGAGTTTAGTCGTATTGATGGGTTGAAATACGAAGACTGGGAATAA
- a CDS encoding ATP-binding protein → MNNAHDIVPTHLAVQAMRDNGYKNAAYALAELMDNAIQAGASQVELLCGERKQSVEGKRRSRIEQIAVLDNGCGMDANVLRLALQFGNGTHLDEDKHTGIGRFGMGLPSSSISQCQRVDVWSWHNGIENVLHSYLDLDEIKSQRMTEVPEPTVQPIPMIWRNIGQKFGDSGTLVVWSKIDRCMWRTGKAIIDNSEFVIGRMYRKFLDNDQVKIRMVAFDLDALYKVPPEKSALPNDPGYLIEKTSCPAPYDHQAMFQSWEGDTSYETTYKINFKDKEHDVKVRFSYAKEEARQAEPGKNPGSLPHGQHAAKNVGVSVVRAGRELELDQNLVNNYDPTERWWGIEVEFPPSLDDIFGVTNNKQSARNFGEILQLDIESLLEEGKTVAQLKEELLQDEDPKLPLLELAHKISSQLSLIRRLIKAQTKGTRTTEKRHGHDPYKPEKVATTVTQERQSQGYKGKSDADEQLPKEERKQVIKEALKEDGVTEAKAELIAATTVDDGLKYSFAQASIDTPEFFTVQSRGGAIIVTLNTNHPAYKNLVEILEEDVDKADIDTLRSRLVNSLDGLKLLLMAWARYEDEQPDGQRKENAQDTRIDWGRVARRFLENE, encoded by the coding sequence ATGAATAACGCCCATGATATCGTTCCCACTCACCTCGCAGTCCAGGCCATGCGGGATAACGGATATAAAAACGCCGCCTATGCTTTAGCCGAACTAATGGATAATGCCATACAAGCTGGTGCATCCCAGGTAGAGTTACTCTGTGGGGAAAGAAAACAATCGGTGGAAGGGAAGAGGCGATCGCGCATTGAACAAATCGCCGTGTTAGATAATGGTTGTGGGATGGATGCTAACGTTTTACGTCTCGCCCTGCAATTTGGTAATGGGACTCATTTAGATGAAGATAAACACACCGGAATCGGTCGTTTTGGTATGGGTTTACCCTCTTCCTCTATTTCCCAATGTCAACGGGTTGATGTGTGGTCATGGCACAATGGCATAGAAAACGTATTGCATAGTTACCTTGATTTAGATGAAATTAAAAGTCAGCGGATGACGGAAGTACCTGAACCGACTGTGCAACCAATTCCGATGATTTGGAGAAACATCGGTCAAAAATTTGGCGACAGTGGCACATTAGTAGTATGGTCAAAAATCGACCGTTGTATGTGGCGAACTGGTAAAGCGATTATTGATAATTCTGAATTTGTGATTGGGAGAATGTATCGTAAATTTCTGGATAACGATCAAGTCAAAATTCGCATGGTGGCATTTGATTTAGATGCTTTATATAAAGTTCCTCCAGAAAAATCTGCCCTACCCAATGACCCAGGTTATCTAATCGAAAAAACCTCTTGTCCTGCACCTTATGATCATCAGGCAATGTTCCAATCTTGGGAAGGCGATACATCTTACGAAACTACTTATAAAATTAATTTTAAAGACAAAGAACATGATGTAAAAGTGCGTTTTTCCTACGCCAAAGAAGAAGCCCGTCAAGCCGAACCAGGAAAAAACCCTGGTAGTTTACCACATGGACAACACGCCGCTAAAAATGTTGGTGTTTCTGTAGTTCGTGCTGGACGAGAATTAGAATTAGACCAAAACCTAGTTAATAATTATGACCCTACAGAAAGATGGTGGGGAATTGAAGTTGAATTCCCGCCATCACTTGATGATATTTTTGGAGTAACAAATAACAAACAATCAGCCCGTAATTTTGGAGAAATTTTACAACTAGATATTGAATCTTTACTAGAGGAAGGAAAAACCGTTGCTCAACTCAAGGAAGAATTACTTCAAGATGAAGATCCAAAACTTCCTCTTTTAGAACTTGCTCATAAAATTAGTAGTCAATTAAGCCTGATTCGTCGCTTAATCAAAGCCCAAACAAAAGGCACTCGCACCACCGAAAAACGTCACGGACATGACCCCTACAAACCTGAAAAAGTAGCTACTACTGTGACTCAAGAACGTCAATCACAGGGTTACAAAGGTAAAAGTGATGCAGACGAACAATTACCAAAAGAAGAACGAAAACAGGTTATTAAAGAAGCTTTAAAAGAAGATGGCGTGACTGAAGCCAAAGCGGAATTAATAGCAGCAACTACAGTAGATGATGGCTTAAAATATAGCTTTGCACAAGCGTCGATAGATACCCCTGAATTTTTCACTGTTCAATCCAGAGGGGGAGCAATTATTGTTACGTTGAATACCAATCATCCTGCCTATAAAAATTTAGTTGAAATCTTAGAAGAGGATGTAGATAAAGCCGATATAGATACTTTACGTTCTCGATTAGTTAATTCTTTAGATGGGTTAAAATTACTACTAATGGCATGGGCAAGGTATGAGGATGAACAGCCAGATGGTCAACGTAAAGAAAATGCTCAAGATACTCGTATTGATTGGGGGAGAGTCGCTAGGAGGTTTTTAGAGAATGAATAA
- a CDS encoding DEAD/DEAH box helicase gives MNFNDLLAKADEETLQELLGSATFHLLKLLEPNLVHPSKLREILLTIYTQEELLLSKEKRNLLFDLITPEQAKILAVVLEAPANKDPYQALKKVKISGASESKKYLFNFFETPLTARSQNQIETLSIVEKTPKYPLFAHQRHAVKQVKNYLSKEPRRVLLHLPTGAGKTRTAMNIIADHLRNNEPTLVIWLAYSEELCEQAVTEFQKAWDSLGDRSANTYRFWGNHELDLAQAPDGLVVAGLAKVYSAAKKSIRFINQLGVRCSLVIIDEAHQAVAETYKLVLDSLVVPYEKTALLGLTATPGRTWADINTDAQLAKFFAQQKVTIKIPGYDNPIDYLVDQQYLAQVNYRSLFYEMGIELTPQDLKRINTDLDIPQYILNRLAADEQRNLRIILELEALAQHHQRIIVFNPSVEHARLIASILRLRGLNADAVTGETPKSERERLIQSFKNEQQQTKILCNYGVLTTGFDAPKTSAAVIARPTKSLVLYSQMVGRAIRGIKAGGNATAEIVTVVDSQLPGFGSVASAFHNWEDVWRKTHE, from the coding sequence TTGAATTTCAATGACTTACTAGCCAAAGCCGATGAAGAAACACTACAAGAATTATTAGGTAGTGCAACTTTTCATCTGCTAAAACTCCTAGAACCTAATTTAGTTCATCCTAGTAAACTGAGAGAAATTCTCTTAACTATCTATACCCAAGAAGAACTACTCTTATCCAAAGAAAAACGAAATTTACTATTTGATTTAATCACGCCAGAACAAGCTAAAATCCTCGCCGTTGTATTAGAAGCACCTGCTAATAAAGACCCTTATCAGGCATTAAAAAAAGTTAAAATAAGCGGTGCTTCAGAATCGAAAAAGTATCTGTTTAACTTCTTTGAAACACCGCTTACAGCCAGAAGTCAAAATCAAATTGAAACGCTCTCAATTGTTGAAAAAACTCCCAAGTATCCTTTATTTGCACACCAACGCCACGCAGTTAAGCAAGTCAAAAACTACCTTAGTAAAGAACCTCGTCGCGTTCTTCTTCATCTTCCCACTGGTGCAGGCAAAACCCGCACTGCAATGAATATTATTGCAGATCACCTAAGAAACAATGAACCCACTTTAGTTATCTGGTTAGCCTATAGTGAAGAACTTTGCGAACAAGCAGTTACAGAATTTCAAAAAGCCTGGGACAGTTTAGGCGATCGCTCCGCCAATACTTATCGCTTCTGGGGCAACCATGAGTTAGACTTAGCCCAAGCGCCAGATGGCTTAGTCGTAGCAGGATTAGCGAAAGTCTACAGCGCCGCTAAAAAGAGTATTCGCTTTATTAATCAACTGGGTGTGCGTTGTTCATTGGTAATTATTGACGAAGCCCATCAAGCAGTAGCCGAAACCTATAAACTCGTCTTAGATTCCTTAGTCGTCCCCTACGAAAAAACCGCCTTATTAGGTTTAACCGCCACACCTGGACGAACTTGGGCTGATATTAACACCGATGCACAACTAGCTAAATTCTTCGCCCAACAGAAAGTTACCATTAAAATCCCAGGTTATGACAACCCCATTGATTATCTCGTCGATCAACAATACCTGGCGCAAGTTAACTATCGTTCCTTATTTTACGAAATGGGGATTGAACTAACTCCCCAAGACTTGAAGCGGATTAATACAGATTTAGACATCCCCCAATATATCCTGAATCGGTTAGCAGCAGACGAACAACGCAACCTCCGCATCATCCTGGAACTAGAAGCACTCGCCCAACATCATCAACGAATTATTGTGTTTAATCCCTCCGTTGAACACGCTAGACTCATCGCTTCCATATTGCGATTAAGAGGCTTGAATGCTGATGCGGTGACAGGTGAAACTCCCAAATCAGAACGAGAACGGCTGATTCAAAGTTTTAAAAACGAACAGCAACAAACCAAGATTTTATGTAACTACGGCGTTTTAACCACTGGCTTCGATGCACCCAAAACCAGTGCAGCTGTTATCGCCCGTCCTACCAAATCCCTTGTCCTCTACAGCCAAATGGTAGGACGCGCCATCAGAGGAATCAAAGCTGGGGGTAATGCTACAGCCGAAATTGTCACGGTTGTCGATAGCCAACTCCCCGGTTTTGGTTCAGTCGCATCAGCCTTCCACAATTGGGAAGACGTTTGGAGGAAAACCCATGAATAA
- a CDS encoding DNA sulfur modification protein DndB: protein MSLKIRRESALNLTIEGSIGSFSVGTGREGQNSVEVKYFLTHVGLDFSSSANEALLSHLAPVREIFDLNQLDFDEIMQRDIDDARVSSELIPYLLDDKSVDLVKLFPPIVVVVLPVKEGENRPAKLYPKVTTDEQPETEEAGQFILRSGSIGQEVFQFEQPISEGQRLKHDLVRFKLNTHKTRLVIVDGQHRAMALLALYRNLKDQWSDEKRAPFKEYYSEWTPKYIQKFNLKEINLPIILCTFPSLDEEYSGEFDLRKAARTVFLTLNREARKVSRTRNILLDDNDIIAYFLRSYLSKVKQKDQRSFSSLRISNIELDQSDKDKLKIESPIAITGVSHLYYIIEHLLLNNGSDVKGAKPRSGNFAKRKDLNLCMQKYRLNGRNLLGSEIADSTKRDNFTIAVAEKLREKFDEKYGDFILSIFEGFTLYENHNKAVLDLEQKIESYQDRQLKPILFEGQGISRVFDAHRENLENKIKERELSNIPEIQSITQRLNATAKRVNKAIEDFRYERANLCIKSISDKAAIKDTEGNISYGVIQWFNELYDNILTTVAFQSGLICGFWGEIEKINIRLGEESIDINQYLEEYIEQLNKFFIPNSSSQLKKLVHIFTGEIIGNISDWKITKTNHTFRNIVYRGEMQPDQWTKYKYLILEIWYPTNEFLENTLNQEREKCREQIFSALYNLYKSEYCKENSKLEDNLDEEQKNIIFDKTFAEYNMFLKNVNGKSLDKQKMKRACSVIPASEIDESDVE, encoded by the coding sequence ATGTCACTAAAAATTCGTAGAGAATCTGCTTTAAATTTAACTATTGAAGGCTCAATAGGCTCGTTTAGTGTTGGTACAGGTAGAGAAGGACAAAACTCCGTTGAAGTTAAGTATTTTCTTACTCATGTTGGACTTGATTTTTCCAGTAGTGCAAATGAAGCATTACTTAGTCATCTTGCTCCTGTAAGAGAAATTTTTGATTTAAATCAGCTTGATTTTGATGAAATCATGCAAAGAGATATTGATGATGCCAGAGTTTCATCTGAACTTATTCCCTATTTACTTGATGATAAATCAGTCGATTTAGTCAAGTTATTTCCTCCTATTGTTGTTGTTGTACTTCCTGTTAAAGAAGGAGAAAATAGACCAGCAAAGTTGTATCCAAAAGTCACTACCGATGAACAACCTGAAACAGAAGAAGCAGGACAGTTTATACTACGTTCAGGTTCTATAGGTCAGGAAGTTTTTCAATTTGAACAGCCTATTTCTGAAGGACAACGACTTAAGCATGACTTAGTACGTTTTAAGTTAAACACTCATAAGACGCGGTTAGTTATAGTCGATGGACAACATAGAGCAATGGCTCTACTTGCATTGTACAGAAATCTTAAAGATCAATGGTCAGATGAAAAACGTGCGCCATTTAAAGAATACTATTCAGAATGGACACCAAAATATATTCAAAAATTTAATTTAAAAGAAATAAATCTACCAATTATCCTATGTACATTTCCTTCTTTAGATGAGGAATATTCTGGTGAATTTGATTTAAGAAAGGCTGCAAGAACAGTATTCCTTACATTAAATAGAGAGGCTAGAAAAGTATCAAGAACACGTAATATTTTACTTGACGACAATGACATAATTGCTTATTTTCTACGTTCTTATTTGTCTAAAGTAAAGCAAAAAGATCAACGCTCATTTTCTTCCTTACGTATCTCAAATATTGAACTTGATCAATCAGATAAGGATAAGTTAAAAATTGAAAGTCCTATTGCTATTACAGGTGTTAGTCATCTCTACTATATAATAGAACACTTGCTTTTGAATAATGGTAGTGATGTCAAAGGTGCAAAACCTAGATCGGGGAATTTTGCTAAACGGAAAGACTTGAATCTTTGTATGCAAAAATATCGTTTAAATGGTCGTAATTTGCTTGGTTCAGAAATTGCGGATTCAACAAAACGTGACAACTTTACAATAGCTGTAGCAGAAAAGTTGCGAGAAAAATTTGATGAAAAATATGGTGATTTTATTCTATCTATATTTGAAGGCTTTACTCTTTATGAAAATCATAATAAAGCTGTTTTAGACCTTGAACAGAAGATTGAAAGCTATCAAGATCGTCAACTAAAACCTATTTTATTTGAAGGACAAGGTATTAGTCGAGTTTTTGATGCTCACAGAGAGAATTTAGAAAATAAAATTAAAGAAAGAGAATTGAGTAATATTCCAGAAATTCAGTCTATTACTCAAAGACTCAATGCTACAGCTAAACGTGTTAACAAAGCTATAGAAGATTTCCGATATGAACGAGCTAATCTATGTATTAAATCAATCTCAGATAAAGCAGCAATTAAGGATACTGAAGGCAATATAAGTTATGGAGTAATACAATGGTTTAATGAACTTTATGATAATATTCTCACAACAGTAGCTTTTCAAAGTGGTCTAATTTGTGGCTTTTGGGGAGAAATCGAAAAGATAAATATTAGACTAGGAGAAGAATCCATAGATATTAATCAATATCTTGAAGAATATATTGAACAATTGAATAAATTCTTTATTCCTAATAGTTCTAGCCAATTAAAAAAATTAGTTCATATATTTACTGGAGAAATAATTGGTAATATTTCAGATTGGAAAATAACAAAAACTAATCATACTTTCCGTAATATCGTATATCGTGGTGAAATGCAGCCAGATCAGTGGACAAAATATAAGTATCTAATTTTAGAGATTTGGTATCCAACTAATGAGTTTTTAGAAAATACTCTTAATCAAGAACGAGAAAAATGTAGAGAGCAGATATTTTCTGCACTTTACAACTTATATAAGAGTGAATATTGTAAAGAAAATTCAAAGCTGGAAGACAACCTTGATGAAGAACAAAAGAATATTATTTTTGATAAAACCTTTGCAGAATATAATATGTTTCTTAAAAATGTCAATGGAAAATCCTTAGATAAACAGAAAATGAAAAGAGCTTGTTCAGTAATTCCAGCTTCAGAGATTGATGAATCTGATGTGGAATAA
- a CDS encoding phosphoadenosine phosphosulfate reductase family protein codes for MAEKKVRHLLGISGGKDSTALAVLLHKEIPEMEYFFCDTHKELPETYEYLDRIKARLGIKIHYLSENRGFDHWLAIHDGLLPSPQMRWCTVKMKIKPLEDFVGDDEAISYVGIRADENRDGYISTKPNIKPVFPFKEKGLVKADIIQLLEESGIGLPDYYRWRSRSGCFFCFFQRKYEWVMLAQEHPDLFQKAVEYETNHADGRTYTWTDGESLSQLLARKDEIIAQHEKLMAKEKKAAPNRPLFEALEEILEQEDDELPCLVCHL; via the coding sequence ATGGCAGAGAAAAAGGTTAGACATCTATTAGGTATTTCCGGGGGAAAGGACAGTACAGCTTTAGCAGTATTACTGCATAAGGAAATTCCAGAGATGGAATATTTTTTTTGTGATACCCATAAAGAATTACCGGAAACTTACGAATATCTCGACCGCATCAAAGCCCGTCTGGGGATTAAAATTCATTATCTCAGTGAAAACCGAGGCTTTGACCATTGGTTAGCGATTCATGATGGTTTATTACCTTCTCCCCAAATGCGTTGGTGTACGGTGAAGATGAAAATTAAGCCTTTAGAGGATTTTGTGGGGGATGATGAGGCTATTAGTTACGTTGGCATTCGTGCTGATGAAAACCGTGATGGTTATATCTCCACTAAACCTAATATTAAACCTGTGTTTCCCTTTAAGGAAAAGGGTTTAGTTAAGGCTGATATTATTCAGCTATTAGAAGAAAGTGGTATTGGACTCCCTGACTATTATCGCTGGCGCAGTCGTTCTGGGTGTTTCTTCTGTTTCTTCCAACGCAAGTATGAATGGGTGATGTTGGCACAGGAACATCCTGATTTATTTCAAAAGGCTGTTGAGTATGAAACTAATCATGCTGATGGTCGTACCTATACTTGGACAGATGGGGAAAGTTTATCGCAGCTTCTAGCACGCAAGGATGAAATTATTGCTCAACATGAAAAGTTAATGGCTAAAGAGAAAAAAGCCGCTCCTAATCGTCCTTTATTTGAAGCATTAGAAGAAATTTTAGAACAAGAAGATGATGAGTTACCTTGTTTAGTTTGTCATTTGTAA
- a CDS encoding DUF4351 domain-containing protein, whose amino-acid sequence MTRFIHDKFAKDYLEELLKDYGEIKSSEKVSGEIKEIDVLFTPDKQQNSNLQILGLLGKFAENPAIIEPFRNPASTDEICDCILKLLEIKASLRREAKTNKTKLPDAEIPQLWVLTTTVSETRLSSFGTVQKSDWLTGVHFLPDALRTAIVAIHQLPQIPETLWLRLLGRGNVQSQAIIELQALPLNHPYQKATLELVYNLRENLRVNQELEADDRELVMRLEPLYQKAVQSGEERLVLRQLNRRLGEINQSLIERIQRLSIEQLENLGEALLDFSNIADLETWLNQQQE is encoded by the coding sequence GTGACGCGCTTTATACATGACAAATTTGCCAAAGACTATCTTGAAGAATTGCTAAAAGATTACGGAGAAATCAAGTCATCAGAAAAAGTATCAGGAGAAATTAAAGAAATAGATGTTTTATTCACTCCTGACAAACAGCAAAACTCTAATTTACAAATACTGGGTTTACTAGGAAAATTTGCCGAAAATCCAGCCATCATAGAACCCTTTCGCAATCCAGCTTCTACCGATGAAATCTGCGACTGTATTCTAAAATTATTAGAAATCAAAGCTTCACTGCGACGAGAAGCTAAAACCAACAAAACCAAACTTCCAGACGCAGAAATTCCCCAATTGTGGGTTTTGACTACCACAGTATCTGAAACTAGGTTGTCTAGCTTTGGAACAGTACAAAAATCAGATTGGTTAACAGGAGTACATTTCCTCCCAGATGCGTTGCGGACAGCAATTGTCGCCATACATCAATTACCACAGATACCGGAAACTTTATGGTTGAGGCTTTTGGGTAGGGGAAACGTGCAATCGCAGGCAATTATCGAATTGCAAGCGTTACCATTAAATCATCCATACCAAAAAGCAACCCTGGAATTAGTTTACAACTTGCGCGAAAACTTGAGAGTAAATCAAGAATTAGAAGCAGATGATAGGGAGTTAGTTATGCGATTAGAACCACTTTATCAAAAAGCTGTACAGTCAGGAGAAGAACGTTTAGTTCTACGTCAACTCAATCGCCGACTTGGGGAAATTAACCAATCATTAATCGAGCGAATTCAAAGATTATCAATTGAGCAATTAGAAAATCTAGGAGAAGCATTACTAGATTTTTCTAACATTGCTGATTTAGAAACCTGGTTAAACCAACAACAAGAATAA
- a CDS encoding DUF4007 family protein — MIQTHLNLKHQESPVSPVFANHETFHPRFGWLKKGFDAANKNPGVFLQDDAPVRLGVGKNMVRAIRYWCSAFKILDKNNLPTRFGEKLLGNDGWDSYLEDPASLWLLHWNLLKPTCEAAAWYYIFNVFRDLDFTKEDILVGLKNYILNFNKTIAESSFIKDVNCILRMYTSQDVIRDNNPIEDSIDCPFNELGLIRNFGRNYQFKIGAKANLPASIIVATCLEYASWVSQGRETINIPSLLYDEGSPGMVFKLTENILCAAIEAIAKEFDTIVLSNTAGLIQLSFTGEPDILAEEILDKYYSRELG, encoded by the coding sequence GTGATTCAAACTCATCTAAACTTAAAACATCAAGAAAGTCCAGTAAGTCCAGTATTTGCCAACCATGAAACTTTTCACCCGCGTTTTGGCTGGTTGAAAAAAGGCTTTGATGCAGCTAACAAAAATCCAGGTGTTTTCTTACAGGATGATGCTCCTGTGCGTTTAGGTGTTGGTAAAAATATGGTTCGTGCTATTCGCTATTGGTGTAGTGCATTTAAAATTCTGGATAAGAATAATTTACCAACAAGATTTGGGGAAAAACTTTTAGGAAATGACGGCTGGGACTCTTATCTAGAAGATCCGGCATCATTATGGTTGTTGCATTGGAATTTGTTAAAGCCAACTTGTGAAGCTGCTGCCTGGTATTATATCTTTAATGTTTTTCGAGATTTAGATTTTACAAAAGAAGATATCTTAGTAGGATTGAAAAATTATATACTTAACTTTAACAAGACTATTGCTGAGTCTTCTTTTATTAAAGATGTAAATTGTATTTTACGAATGTATACATCCCAGGATGTTATTAGAGACAATAATCCAATTGAAGACTCTATTGATTGTCCTTTTAATGAACTTGGGTTAATTCGTAATTTTGGTAGAAATTATCAGTTTAAAATTGGCGCAAAAGCTAATTTACCTGCATCAATCATCGTTGCTACCTGTTTAGAATATGCTAGTTGGGTAAGTCAAGGAAGAGAAACCATTAATATTCCTAGTCTACTTTATGATGAAGGTAGTCCGGGGATGGTGTTTAAACTAACGGAAAATATCTTATGTGCAGCAATTGAGGCGATCGCTAAAGAATTTGATACGATAGTTCTTTCTAACACTGCTGGGTTAATTCAGTTATCTTTTACTGGCGAACCAGATATTTTAGCTGAAGAAATTTTAGATAAATATTATAGTAGGGAATTAGGATAA
- the lipA gene encoding lipoyl synthase, protein MTVKPDWLRVKAPQWERVGNVKEILRDLALNTVCEEASCPNIGECFQAGTATFLIMGPACTRACPYCDIDFEKKPQPLDPTEPARLAEAVLRLQLNHVVITSVNRDDLPDGGASQFVQCIAAVRTISPNTTIEVLIPDLCGNWEALEIILEAAPEVLNHNTETVPRLYRRVRPQGNYDRTLELLQRSRQIAPWAYTKSGIMVGLGETDTEIRQVMQDLRNVDCDILTIGQYLQPSQKHLKVDDFITPEQFAAWKAFGEELGFLQIVSSPLTRSSYHAEQVRELMQRYPRSRG, encoded by the coding sequence GTGACTGTTAAACCAGACTGGTTGCGGGTAAAAGCGCCTCAGTGGGAGCGCGTCGGTAACGTCAAAGAAATTTTGCGAGATTTAGCGCTCAACACCGTTTGTGAAGAAGCATCCTGTCCAAACATTGGTGAGTGTTTCCAGGCTGGTACTGCTACTTTTTTGATTATGGGGCCAGCTTGCACGCGCGCCTGTCCCTACTGCGATATAGATTTTGAGAAAAAACCTCAACCGTTAGATCCCACCGAACCAGCACGACTAGCGGAAGCCGTGCTACGTTTGCAACTGAATCATGTGGTGATCACTTCTGTGAACCGGGATGATTTACCAGATGGTGGTGCATCTCAGTTTGTGCAATGTATTGCAGCTGTGCGGACAATTTCACCCAACACCACTATTGAGGTGCTAATTCCTGATTTGTGCGGTAATTGGGAAGCTCTGGAGATCATTCTGGAAGCTGCGCCAGAAGTGCTAAATCACAATACAGAGACTGTACCACGCTTGTATCGCCGTGTGCGTCCACAAGGTAACTACGATCGCACGCTAGAATTATTACAGCGTTCTCGTCAAATTGCTCCTTGGGCATACACAAAATCCGGAATCATGGTTGGACTGGGTGAAACAGACACTGAAATTCGCCAAGTCATGCAAGACCTCCGAAACGTAGATTGCGATATCTTGACAATTGGGCAATATCTCCAACCCAGTCAAAAACACCTAAAAGTAGATGATTTTATCACTCCAGAACAATTTGCTGCTTGGAAAGCATTTGGCGAAGAACTAGGATTTTTACAAATTGTTTCTTCCCCCTTGACACGAAGCTCCTATCATGCGGAACAAGTCAGGGAATTAATGCAACGCTACCCCCGTAGTCGAGGATGA
- a CDS encoding NAD(P)H-dependent glycerol-3-phosphate dehydrogenase: MTNDQPQTVAILGAGAWGTVLANLASANGHRVHLWSRGGSDSLEAVLQDAQIILSAISMKGVANVVTQVKSFDIAPQTIFVTATKGLDPQTTLTPSQIWQTAFPHHAVVVLSGPNLSQEIQQELPAATVVASSVPTAAEFVQQVFSSSRFRVYTNPDPVGVELGGTLKNVIAIASGVCDGLHLGTNAKAGLVTRGLTEMVRIGKFWGAKPETFYGLSGLGDLLATCNSPLSRNYQVGYQLAGGKTLAEILAHLPGTAEGVNTCRVLLQKARQQNIPVPITEQVYRLLEGEVTPQRALDELMLRDIKPEYN; the protein is encoded by the coding sequence ATGACAAATGACCAACCACAAACCGTAGCCATTTTGGGAGCAGGTGCTTGGGGCACAGTTCTCGCAAATTTGGCATCCGCTAACGGTCACAGGGTGCATTTGTGGTCGCGTGGGGGATCGGACAGTCTAGAAGCAGTGTTACAAGATGCCCAAATCATCCTGTCTGCAATCTCGATGAAAGGTGTGGCGAATGTAGTCACGCAAGTCAAGTCTTTTGACATTGCTCCACAAACAATTTTTGTGACGGCGACGAAAGGTTTAGATCCCCAAACCACTTTGACGCCGTCGCAAATTTGGCAAACAGCATTCCCTCATCATGCAGTGGTAGTTTTATCTGGGCCTAATTTATCTCAAGAAATTCAACAAGAATTACCAGCTGCTACGGTAGTAGCCAGCAGTGTACCCACTGCGGCTGAATTTGTGCAGCAAGTATTTTCTTCAAGTCGTTTCCGTGTATACACTAATCCCGACCCCGTGGGAGTGGAACTAGGTGGCACACTGAAAAATGTGATTGCGATCGCCTCTGGTGTATGCGATGGTTTACATCTGGGAACTAATGCTAAAGCTGGTTTAGTCACCCGTGGACTGACCGAAATGGTTCGCATTGGCAAATTTTGGGGTGCGAAACCAGAAACATTTTATGGTTTATCAGGTTTAGGAGATTTACTCGCCACCTGCAACAGCCCCCTAAGTCGCAATTATCAAGTAGGCTATCAACTAGCTGGTGGTAAAACACTCGCAGAAATTCTCGCCCATCTCCCCGGAACTGCTGAAGGAGTTAATACTTGCCGAGTTTTGCTGCAAAAAGCCAGGCAACAGAATATTCCAGTTCCGATTACCGAGCAAGTTTACCGCTTACTTGAGGGTGAAGTTACTCCTCAGCGGGCACTTGATGAATTGATGCTGCGAGACATCAAGCCGGAATATAACTAA